The following nucleotide sequence is from Opitutia bacterium.
CTAGACTCTCAGCTCTCAGCTGCGAATGGCTCCGGAGGCGCCATTCGCTTCGGCCTCGCCGGCATCAAGGGCGTGGGCGAACTCGCCGCGGCCAAGATCATCGAGGAGCGCGAAGCCAACGGCCCGTTCGCGGACTTCGCCGACTTCGTTCGTCGCGTCGACGGCCGCGCGATCAACAAGCGCGTGCTCGAGCACCTCGTTAAGACCGGCGCGTTCGACTACAGCCACGCGCCGCGCAAGCCGCTCTTCGACGGCATCGACGCCGCCCTCGCCGGCGCCGCCGCGCACGCCCGCGACAAAGCCGCTGGCCAGCACAGCTTCATGGACATGCTCGCGGACGAAGCGCCGAAAAAGAAATCGTCCAAAGCTCTCAGCTCTCAGCCCTCCGCTCTCGGCTCGCCGGATTCCGCCACCGACTTCACCTCGCAAGAGCGCCTCCAGTTCGAGAAGGAACTCCTCGGCTTCTACGTCTCCGGCCACCCGCTCAACGCCTACGCCGGCCTCGCCGAGGCGCTCAGCACGCACACCGAGGAGACCGTTCTCCTCGAAGGCGATCGCGTCGAGTTCCGCCTCGCCGGCCTGATGAGCGGCATCACCAAGCGCCTCTCGAAACGCGATAACCGCCCGTGGGCCTTCTTCAACCTCGCGAGCCGCCGCGCGACGATCTCGGTCAACATGTATGCCGACGCCTACGAGACCTACGGCAAGATCCTCGCGGAAAATTTGCCCGTCGTCCTCCTCGGATCCGTGATGAAAGGTAACGACGGAGCGCGTCTGAACATCAAAGAGGTCTACCACCTCGACGCCTACGTCCCGAACAACATCCGCAAGGTCACGTGGCTCCTTAAGCCCGACCACCCGGGCGTCACCGATTTCCTGCCGAAACTCCGCAAAGCCATCGACGCCGCCAACGGCGACACGAAGGTCGAGATCGCCTTCCTCTTCGAAGGTCGCGTCGCACCGATCGCGGAAACCTCGTTCGCCCTCAAGTGGCGCGTGACCGGCACCGCGTTCCAGAGCCTGCGCAGCCACCCCGCCGTCGTCGGCGCCCTGATCGAAGCCCGCGCTCCCGAGCTGAAGGAAGTCCGCCGCTGGGGCAAACGCAGCGGCTGATCCGGCAACGCTTCAAGGTCCCGCCGAAGACTTGGCGAAGGCCGCTGAGGCAAACGCCACCGCGTCCGCTGTCGCCCGCCAAAACCGTCGCGCACGCCGCCGCGTAGCGCGACTGACCTTCCCATTCCGCAGCCGCATCCCGCGTGCAACGAAACCTGCGCAACCCTTGTGAAGTTCACGGCGTTTCTTGCCGATCCAGAGGTCCCCTCTGGTCGCGCCCCGTTAAGTTCTGCCATCGTGAGACGATCCATTCAGCACCCGCTGATTTGGCCAACTCATCGGAATCGTCCAAGCGCCCCCCGAGTTTGAACGCGACCCGATGAGTCGGCTCGATCGGGAATAGCGCGCGGCGCGCGTGGATTTCACGCGGGAAAATTCTCCCACTCCAACTTCCTTCCCGCCCGATGCCCACTTCCTCAGTCAATCGTTTCAGCCGACCACTTTCGTGTCTGGCGCTGCTCGCGCTGCTGATCCCCTTCCTCGCGGCCGCCGAGAACCCCGCCGCTCCTGCGCGCCAACTCACGCTCGAGCAATGTCTCGCCGAAGCCCAGCGCAACAATCATCGCGCTCCCGCCTCCCGCTTCGCCGTCGCCGCCGCCGAGGCGCAACACCGTCAGGCGCTGTCCGCCTATTGGCCGCAAGTGAACCTCTCGGGCGGCGTCCAACGCCTGGACGAGCCGCCGAATTTCGTCTTCCCCGCCGGCTACATGGGCGTGCCCGGCCAAAGCGTCACCGTCCCCGCGAGCACCGCGCTGATCACCGTTCCCGCCGGCGTGCTCGGACCGACCGCGGTGCAACTCCCCGTCGCCGTCCCCGCGCAAACCGTCGCGACCGCGCCGCAAATTTTCCCCATCCCCGCCCAGGACGTGCAACTCATGCAACGCGACAGCACCACCGCCTTGCTCGACGCGAAGTGGCTGCTCTTCGACGGCGGCATGCGCCGCGGCTTCACCGAGCAAACGCAGGCCGCCATCGCCGCCATGAAGGAGGAGGCGCGCCGCACCGACCTCGAAGTCGCCGACACCGTCCACCGCTACTACTACGGCGCCATCCTCGCCCGCGCGCTCAGCCAGCTCGGCCGCGACACGCTCGTCCGCATGGAGACGACGCTCAGCCTCACCGAGACGATGTTCCAAGGCGGCAGCACGCGCGTCACGAAAGCCGACTACCTCGACAACAAAATCATGGTCGAGTCCATCCGCGCGCTCGTCGCTTCACTCGAGAAAAACGAAGCCATGGCCCAAGCCGCGCTGGCCAACGCCATCGGTCTCTCTTGGCGCGACAACGTCGTCCCCACCGATCAGGAAATTCCACTCGTCCCGTTCAACGGCGACCTCGAGCAACTCGTCGGCACCGCCTACCGCTTCAGCCCCGACTGGAACCGCTATGAAGCCGGCGTCCGCGCCGCCGAGGGCGCCGTGCGCACCGCGCGCAGCGGCTACGCCCCGAAAATCGCGCTCACCGGCACCGTCCATCGTTGGTGGAACAGCGCCGACGGCGGCCTCTCCACCGATCGCAACCGCG
It contains:
- a CDS encoding TolC family protein — translated: MPTSSVNRFSRPLSCLALLALLIPFLAAAENPAAPARQLTLEQCLAEAQRNNHRAPASRFAVAAAEAQHRQALSAYWPQVNLSGGVQRLDEPPNFVFPAGYMGVPGQSVTVPASTALITVPAGVLGPTAVQLPVAVPAQTVATAPQIFPIPAQDVQLMQRDSTTALLDAKWLLFDGGMRRGFTEQTQAAIAAMKEEARRTDLEVADTVHRYYYGAILARALSQLGRDTLVRMETTLSLTETMFQGGSTRVTKADYLDNKIMVESIRALVASLEKNEAMAQAALANAIGLSWRDNVVPTDQEIPLVPFNGDLEQLVGTAYRFSPDWNRYEAGVRAAEGAVRTARSGYAPKIALTGTVHRWWNSADGGLSTDRNRDGWTLGLGFELPVFDGMRTKAKVAETKARLEQLREQGFLLREGIGLQVKDIFLGLTAASKSCAATQSAMQAAVENRDLNTRAYQQELVDTEKVIRAQLMEALMTAQHLKARYDLVALQSSLSLVIGTEVLRQIQASP